One region of Juglans regia cultivar Chandler chromosome 4, Walnut 2.0, whole genome shotgun sequence genomic DNA includes:
- the LOC109013746 gene encoding cytokinin riboside 5'-monophosphate phosphoribohydrolase LOG3, whose amino-acid sequence MEVESETRQSKFRRICVFCGSSQGKKSSYQDAAIELGKELVARNIDLVYGGGSVGLMGLVSQAVHDGGRHVIGVIPKTLMPREITGETVGELKTVADMHQRKAEMARHSDAFIALPGGYGTLEELLEVITWAQLGIHDKPVGLLNVDGYYNSLLSFIDKAVEEGFISPNARQIIVSAPTPKELVKKLEEYVPCHERVASKSSWEMEQLGYSQRYL is encoded by the exons ATGGAAGTAGAGAGTGAAACAAGACAATCAAAGTTCAGGAGGATTTGTGTATTCTGTGGGAGTAGCCAAGGCAAGAAGAGTAGCTATCAGGATGCCGCCATTGAGCTTGGCAAGGAGTTG GTCGCCAGGAATATTGATCTGGTCTATGGAGGAGGCAGCGTAGGTTTAATGGGTTTGGTTTCACAGGCTGTTCATGATGGTGGTCGGCATGTTATTGG AGTTATTCCTAAGACGCTCATGCCTCGAGAG ATAACTGGTGAAACAGTGGGGGAATTAAAGACAGTTGCAGATATGCACCAAAGGAAGGCAGAGATGGCTAGGCATTCCGATGCCTTTATTGCCTTACCAG GTGGTTATGGGACTTTGGAAGAGCTACTTGAAGTGATAACCTGGGCTCAACTTGGAATTCACGATAAACCG GTGGGATTGCTGAATGTTGATGGATATTATAATTCACTCCTGTCATTTATTGACAAAGCAGTGGAAGAAGGATTTATTAGTCCCAATGCCCGCCAAATAATTGTATCTGCACCAACACCGAAGGAATTGGTGAAGAAATTGGAG GAATACGTGCCCTGTCATGAAAGAGTTGCTTCAAAGTCGAGTTGGGAGATGGAGCAGCTTGGCTACTCTCAAAGATATCTCTAG
- the LOC109013745 gene encoding protein CNGC15b-like isoform X1 codes for MASGRSRSVRFHDDLETANSKPPKNIPLLSSDLSLKRTEKDATSKSFDGRELSRVFSEDYDVVEKIVLDPRGTVLNRWNKILLLACLVSLFVDPLFFYLPEANEEACIDISLSLEVALTVIRSLVDAFYIVQIFVRFRTAYVAPSSRVFGRGELVIDPSKISSRYLHKDFWLDLIAALPLPQMLIWAAIPSIRDSEMTPSSIVLRFLIFFQYLLRLYLIFPLSYQIVKTNGLVMETAWAGAVYNLMLYMLASHVLGSCWYLLSLQRQEECWKTVCSLQQKDCQDWFFYCHMVNDTSRAAWFKASNISRLCGANSDFFQFGIYRDALTFAVTASSFFNKYYYCLWWGLRNLSSLGQNLFTTTYIGEINFAVVIAILGLVLFALLIGNMQMYLQSTTVRLEEWRIRRTDTEEWMRHRQLPRDLKQNVRRYDQYRWVTTRGVDEEAILKGLPMDLRRDIKRHLCLDLVRQVPIFDQMDDRMLDAICERLKPSLCTPGTCLVREGDPVIEMLFIVRGYLNSYTTNGGRTGFFNSCCIGPGDFCGEELLTWALDPRPNVVLPSSTRTVEAITEVEAFALIAEDLKFVAAQFRRLHSKQLRHTFRFHSHQWRTWAACFVQAAWFRYKRQKEAAELKKRESIIASVPESALQKSAPLPPYSSGFCTYAASTRRGGSMRCASEFDILNTLQKPVEPDFTVEDR; via the exons ATGGCTTCGGGTAGATCAAGATCTGTAAG ATTTCATGATGATCTTGAAACTGCAAACTCCAAACCACCCAAAAATATTCCTTTGTTATCGAGTGATCTGAGCCTGAAGAGGACTGAGAAAGATGCAACAAGCAAGTCCTTTGATGGAAGAGAACTCTCCAGAGTCTTCTCTGAGGATTATGATGTGGTGGAGAAGATAGTATTGGATCCTCGGGGAACTGTTCTGAACAGATGGAACAAAATACTCTTATTGGCATGTTTGGTTTCACTTTTTGTGGACCCCCTGTTTTTTTACTTACCAGAGGCTAATGAAGAGGCATGCATTGATATTAGTTTATCCCTTGAAGTGGCCCTCACAGTCATTCGGTCACTGGTTGATGCATTTTACATTGTTCAGATTTTTGTTCGGTTTCGAACTGCTTATGTTGCTCCTTCCTCTCGAGTATTTGGTAGGGGAGAACTTGTTATTGACCCTTCAAAGATCTCCTCAAGATACCTTCATAAAGACTTTTGGCTTGACCTTATTGCTGCTCTACCCCTTCCACAG ATGTTGATTTGGGCTGCAATCCCAAGTATAAGAGATTCGGAAATGACCCCTTCAAGTATTGTTCTTCGCTTCCTTATCTTTTTTCAGTACCTTCTGAGGCTATATCTTATCTTTCCCCTCTCATATCAAATTGTCAAGACCAATGGGCTTGTGATGGAAACAGCATGGGCTGGAGCAGTATATAATTTGATGCTCTATATGTTGGCAAGTCAT gtTTTAGGATCTTGTTGGTACCTCTTATCCCTTCAACGGCAAGAAGAATGTTGGAAGACAGTTTGTAGTCTTCAACAAAAAGATTGCCAAGATTGGTTTTTCTACTGTCATATGGTGAATGACACTAGTAGAGCTGCTTGGTTCAAAGCGAGCAATATCTCTCGTCTGTGTGGTGCAAATAGTGACTTCTTTCAGTTTGGCATTTATCGTGATGCCTTGACTTTCGCAGTTACAGCCTCGAGTTTCTTCAACAAGTACTACTACTGTCTTTGGTGGGGGCTTAGAAATCTAAG CTCTTTGGGGCAGAATCTCTTCACCACCACTTATATTGGAGAAATTAATTTTGCTGTTGTCATTGCTATACTTGGATTGGTGCTTTTTGCTTTACTTATAGGTAACATGCAG ATGTACCTCCAATCCACTACTGTGAGATTGGAAGAGTGGAGGATTAGGAGGACAGATACCGAAGAATGGATGCGTCACAGGCAGCTACCACGCGACTTGAAGCAGAATGTGCGAAGGTATGATCAATACAGATGGGTTACAACTCGGGGAGTTGACGAGGAAGCTATTCTAAAAGGCCTTCCAATGGATCTCAGACGAGATATCAAACGCCACCTCTGTCTCGATCTAGTCCGACAA GTACCAATCTTTGATCAGATGGATGATAGGATGTTAGATGCCATATGTGAAAGGCTGAAACCCTCCTTATGCACTCCTGGCACTTGCCTAGTTCGAGAAGGTGATCCTGTAATTGAGATGCTTTTCATTGTCCGAGGTTACTTAAATTCTTACACCACTAATGGTGGTCGCACTGGGTTCTTTAACTCATGCTGCATTGGCCCGGGCGACTTCTGTGGTGAGGAATTACTAACATGGGCCCTAGACCCTCGTCCAAATGTTGTGCTTCCATCATCTACACGCACAGTGGAAGCCATCACTGAAGTTGAAGCTTTTGCTCTCATTGCTGAGGACTTGAAGTTTGTAGCAGCCCAATTCCGAAGGCTACACAGTAAGCAACTCAGGCACACATTCAGGTTTCACTCTCACCAATGGAGAACATGGGCTGCCTGCTTCGTACAGGCAGCTTGGTTTCGATATAAAAGACAGAAGGAAGCAGCTGAGCTCAAGAAGAGGGAGAGTATAATTGCCTCTGTGCCTGAATCTGCACTACAAAAGAGTGCACCCTTGCCCCCATACAGCTCAGGCTTTTGCACATATGCGGCAAGCACTAGGAGAGGTGGAAGCATGCGATGTGCATCAGAGTTTGACATCCTAAACACTTTACAGAAACCGGTTGAACCTGATTTTACTGTTGAAGATAGGTGA
- the LOC109013745 gene encoding protein CNGC15a-like isoform X2: MASGRSRSVRFHDDLETANSKPPKNIPLLSSDLSLKRTEKDATSKSFDGRELSRVFSEDYDVVEKIVLDPRGTVLNRWNKILLLACLVSLFVDPLFFYLPEANEEACIDISLSLEVALTVIRSLVDAFYIVQIFVRFRTAYVAPSSRVFGRGELVIDPSKISSRYLHKDFWLDLIAALPLPQYLLRLYLIFPLSYQIVKTNGLVMETAWAGAVYNLMLYMLASHVLGSCWYLLSLQRQEECWKTVCSLQQKDCQDWFFYCHMVNDTSRAAWFKASNISRLCGANSDFFQFGIYRDALTFAVTASSFFNKYYYCLWWGLRNLSSLGQNLFTTTYIGEINFAVVIAILGLVLFALLIGNMQMYLQSTTVRLEEWRIRRTDTEEWMRHRQLPRDLKQNVRRYDQYRWVTTRGVDEEAILKGLPMDLRRDIKRHLCLDLVRQVPIFDQMDDRMLDAICERLKPSLCTPGTCLVREGDPVIEMLFIVRGYLNSYTTNGGRTGFFNSCCIGPGDFCGEELLTWALDPRPNVVLPSSTRTVEAITEVEAFALIAEDLKFVAAQFRRLHSKQLRHTFRFHSHQWRTWAACFVQAAWFRYKRQKEAAELKKRESIIASVPESALQKSAPLPPYSSGFCTYAASTRRGGSMRCASEFDILNTLQKPVEPDFTVEDR, encoded by the exons ATGGCTTCGGGTAGATCAAGATCTGTAAG ATTTCATGATGATCTTGAAACTGCAAACTCCAAACCACCCAAAAATATTCCTTTGTTATCGAGTGATCTGAGCCTGAAGAGGACTGAGAAAGATGCAACAAGCAAGTCCTTTGATGGAAGAGAACTCTCCAGAGTCTTCTCTGAGGATTATGATGTGGTGGAGAAGATAGTATTGGATCCTCGGGGAACTGTTCTGAACAGATGGAACAAAATACTCTTATTGGCATGTTTGGTTTCACTTTTTGTGGACCCCCTGTTTTTTTACTTACCAGAGGCTAATGAAGAGGCATGCATTGATATTAGTTTATCCCTTGAAGTGGCCCTCACAGTCATTCGGTCACTGGTTGATGCATTTTACATTGTTCAGATTTTTGTTCGGTTTCGAACTGCTTATGTTGCTCCTTCCTCTCGAGTATTTGGTAGGGGAGAACTTGTTATTGACCCTTCAAAGATCTCCTCAAGATACCTTCATAAAGACTTTTGGCTTGACCTTATTGCTGCTCTACCCCTTCCACAG TACCTTCTGAGGCTATATCTTATCTTTCCCCTCTCATATCAAATTGTCAAGACCAATGGGCTTGTGATGGAAACAGCATGGGCTGGAGCAGTATATAATTTGATGCTCTATATGTTGGCAAGTCAT gtTTTAGGATCTTGTTGGTACCTCTTATCCCTTCAACGGCAAGAAGAATGTTGGAAGACAGTTTGTAGTCTTCAACAAAAAGATTGCCAAGATTGGTTTTTCTACTGTCATATGGTGAATGACACTAGTAGAGCTGCTTGGTTCAAAGCGAGCAATATCTCTCGTCTGTGTGGTGCAAATAGTGACTTCTTTCAGTTTGGCATTTATCGTGATGCCTTGACTTTCGCAGTTACAGCCTCGAGTTTCTTCAACAAGTACTACTACTGTCTTTGGTGGGGGCTTAGAAATCTAAG CTCTTTGGGGCAGAATCTCTTCACCACCACTTATATTGGAGAAATTAATTTTGCTGTTGTCATTGCTATACTTGGATTGGTGCTTTTTGCTTTACTTATAGGTAACATGCAG ATGTACCTCCAATCCACTACTGTGAGATTGGAAGAGTGGAGGATTAGGAGGACAGATACCGAAGAATGGATGCGTCACAGGCAGCTACCACGCGACTTGAAGCAGAATGTGCGAAGGTATGATCAATACAGATGGGTTACAACTCGGGGAGTTGACGAGGAAGCTATTCTAAAAGGCCTTCCAATGGATCTCAGACGAGATATCAAACGCCACCTCTGTCTCGATCTAGTCCGACAA GTACCAATCTTTGATCAGATGGATGATAGGATGTTAGATGCCATATGTGAAAGGCTGAAACCCTCCTTATGCACTCCTGGCACTTGCCTAGTTCGAGAAGGTGATCCTGTAATTGAGATGCTTTTCATTGTCCGAGGTTACTTAAATTCTTACACCACTAATGGTGGTCGCACTGGGTTCTTTAACTCATGCTGCATTGGCCCGGGCGACTTCTGTGGTGAGGAATTACTAACATGGGCCCTAGACCCTCGTCCAAATGTTGTGCTTCCATCATCTACACGCACAGTGGAAGCCATCACTGAAGTTGAAGCTTTTGCTCTCATTGCTGAGGACTTGAAGTTTGTAGCAGCCCAATTCCGAAGGCTACACAGTAAGCAACTCAGGCACACATTCAGGTTTCACTCTCACCAATGGAGAACATGGGCTGCCTGCTTCGTACAGGCAGCTTGGTTTCGATATAAAAGACAGAAGGAAGCAGCTGAGCTCAAGAAGAGGGAGAGTATAATTGCCTCTGTGCCTGAATCTGCACTACAAAAGAGTGCACCCTTGCCCCCATACAGCTCAGGCTTTTGCACATATGCGGCAAGCACTAGGAGAGGTGGAAGCATGCGATGTGCATCAGAGTTTGACATCCTAAACACTTTACAGAAACCGGTTGAACCTGATTTTACTGTTGAAGATAGGTGA